GGCATCCTGAAAAGCACCTGTCAGCACATGTGAAGTGTTCAAGTCATCAGCCATTttgtcgtgaaaatccttcCGCAAGCCTTTGATGCATTTCTCGGCATCAGGAAGAACCCGGACTGTTTTGCCTTTCGGTTCTGTACCCTCACTGGGAGTTGCCTCTCTAAATGATGACAGAGTATCTTCACAGTCTTGTAATGTCTAACATTGAAAAGACTCCCAAGTTAATTTTCTATCAGAGAGCAGAGTCCAAGTTTGCATGCATGTCACTCATACAAATACATCCAACATAATCAAGGAAGAGCATTTCAGAGAGACTCAGACCAGTGGCTGCTGGCAATAGAACTAGGCCAAAACCATCCAAACAATTCATACAGGTAATTGCAGAGACAATAGGAATGGTTTCTTCTCTAACAGCATCAAATCCCCACAGGATCTTCTAATTAGTTCAATCAAGCTAGCCCACCCTTTCATTAGCTACATATGAGTTTGAGAGCAAATACAATCATGAGTAAGCAGCCAGAAAGATGAGAAGTGATTTGCAGTTAATAAAACATAATTTATACCTGATATATATAATAGACAGCCTCTGATGCACCCTCCAACTGTAAGACTGAATAGTTGAGAGGAGATCTATAGTGTGCACTTATCAAGAAGTGTCTCAAAGCCAGTGGATAGTATCGCTCTGTAATCTATAGTTAATACAAATTGAGTATTTTTAGACACTAGGAATGATGAGAGCTCAAGATAGTGGTTAACACGTCGAGAAAGAAAACGGAACAAATTTGCAAATACTACCTGACGGATCGTAAAAAAGTTACCCAgtgattttgacattttctcaTTGTTGTTGGTCACATGCCCATTATGCATCCAATAACTCACACAGCTCTCTTGGCATGCAGCACAACTCTGGGCGATTTCATTCTCGTGATGGGGAAAGATCAAGTCAATTCCACCACCATGGATATCAAATTTGAAAGACAGATAATGAGCACTCATTGCACTGCATTCTATATGCCACCCTGGTCTGCCAAGACCCCACGGGCTCTCCCAACTTGGCTCGCCAGGCTTTGCAGCCTACAATAACCATATACCTTCCAGGTTACATaccagattaaaaaaaaaaaaaaaaaattcgctgGTTATAATGCATTTGCACACCTTCCATAAGGCAAAATCAGCAGGATTGCGCTTTCTAGAGTCCACCGCAACACGTTCACCTGCTCTGTGATTTTCTAGCTTCTGCCCGGACAAGCAGCCATAATTTGAGATCTTATCCACAGCAAAGAACACATCTCCATCCACTACATAAGCACAATCATTGTTAATAATCTGCAAGCAGCCATAAGGAATATTATCAGTTAAAACTCTCCCCATTGATCCTAGCAACCTTTAAAATACGCGCTGCTGAAGATGCTCCCTGTGAAAGTAGAActttagaataaataaatatataagcAACTTAGGCAGACATTTTCATATGGCTATCACCTCTAAATACCTCATTACATGGGAATACACAGTCAAGTCAAATGTAGGAATGTCAGTTGCTTCCTcttctaatttatataaaaaattagtcCATAAAACATGGTCCTTAAGTTTCTAAtttagattattattattaacaGCTTCCGGTGCATCGTTGATTCAAATTTCCCAATTAGTAAAAGTATAGCTTCGAATATTCTTGTGAAATCATTCTCTTTTGACGTGTACAAACaccacttctttttttcttggaagtACTTAACTTCAAATTATACCTCTTCACATGTGCATCCTTTCCATGTGGAGCATAATAACATTATAGAGGAATTAAACTCATGGACATTGGTAACGTATCTTCATATTCATGATTCAATTTACCTAATAACAACAAGAGTATCTACTACCGTACCGAATGTAAAGCTCTGAAATCCTTGTTTTCACCAACATAAAGCAAAAACCactattttaatttcaaattcatctctCCTCAAATTTACATACGTTCATATGGAGGAACATATTTTCAACTCGAGCCATACCTTAAGATACGTAAGAGTAAATGACAGATGATAACATTTGTTCTAACACAAAGGGGAGACGGAATTTCCAAATCAAACATGGACAACTAAACTTCAGAATTCTTCAGTGACATCAGTTTTTCTCAACAACAGCAGCTAAATTGGTAGGACAATTGTATAAAGAATCATTTAATATAACTTTACCCTCCGAAGTTCACGACAGAAACCAGGAACTAAGGACATTTGCACTAAAATATCAGagaaattatgagaaaaatatagaaaGGCTGTAAACTACATACTGTAGCAACAGCAGCTCCTCTCTATATACTCTAACCTATGTTTATTCATGCTCTTAATGGACCCCTCTAAAATATAAGCAGCAGATATAGAGTTGAAATTAGAAACCTGGGTTATCATGTCCTTAATCTGTTCCATGTGATCAGAAACGCGTGGCTGGTGGGTAGGGGGGAGGCACTGCAGATCGGCCATGTCAGTTAAATACTCTTGGCAAAAGCGATTACTTAAATCCAAGGGATTCTCCCCAGTCTCATTTGACCGACGAATAATCTGCAGATATCCACATGTTAGCAATGTCCAACTAACTGCTTCAGAAACACCAAGAATAATCCAGGTATCCGTGGCATCCACACAAGATAACCGAAtatcaaaaataatatatgaaaaCTAGGAAAGTCTAACTTTAGCAGTAAAATGCCAGAATTTCTTGATAACCACAAACTTAAGGAATGAACACTACAATTCGGTAAAACGGAAATGCTTCTCTCCAAGATAAAAGAACGCTACTTCCATTATTGGACACTACCAGAGTTAAATGATGACATAAAATCTTTCAGAAGCTACTTTCAGCGACCGACACTTCAACAGGTGGCCACTCGTCAAACTTAAGAGAAGTAAATCCCCTTTAGTTGTCAAATAGCGAAACATTATGCAAGTGTTAGTAATGAAATTTGACTAACAATCTGGAGGATCAGAACTACTTGCCGATAGCACAACAAATGTTCCTTCAAAATGTGCATAGTTCATACCATAAGTTTTTAGAAGtataagaaataaagaaatgaattcAGCTAGTTGTCCAGTGTAGCTAATCAGGTGGAGTTTCCTCATCATGATCTCATCATTGAAGTTGCAATATTCATATAGCAGTTTCAGATCTCCCATCAAGAGAACTATGTACCACGTTAGGAAATCAAAGTCACCCCGGAATTTACAGTATAAAATCTATTAACAGCATTTGATGACACACCAAACAGTTTGTAATGTATAAGTTGCTActaaaatgaagaagagaaagaaataatcgaaTAGCAACCACTACAACAAACAATAGTTCTATTGAGTTAAAAAGCATCCAAACTAATTAATTCTATATGACTTAATAATTACTTACTCTCGAGTCCATGAGTAGAAATGTCAAAATACCAATTTTTTTGGGGTTGAAAATGCATTCCAcaacatgaaaattttaaaataatttttgaattgctGATCATGATTTTCCCCTCACACCAACCAGTCCATTTGTAACTTGACTTGTTTGTCAGGTAAATTCTCGGAAGTTGGTCGAATACTGCTACTGATATATTTAAAGGTCATATACTTTCACATTCACAAACCACGTTATTCCTTTACATTGAACAGGACTGTCACTTTACACTATATGCAGGATATAATATGTTCTCagtatctttaccaaaaaaaaaaatatatatatatatatatgttctcAGTAAGAACCAAATCAAACTCTCAATTCTCCACAATAACAACATGCAACTCTGATATGGCTGTGCAGAGCTATGCAAGTCAAGCAGACAAAACTTTAGGATGTATAAATGAACCCTTTGATCTTCTGATAATAACCTCATCTTCTTATTACATAAGGATTCTTGTTGCAACCAGTCGATTAGTTCCCacacttttcaaatttcaaatggaATATGGGTAGTCCAGAGCTTATGAGAATACTTCAAAAAATTCATGTctgcatattttctttttcacttcaaAAAACATCGACATaaagacaaataaaattaaGCATAATCACAGTACCATATCATGAGATCACGCATGAGGAATCTAATTCAACCAAAAACACAATGTACAGCCATGAAAGAATTTACTCCTGATATTTATATGGAAAATCATTCGGACCTTGTCATCAACATCTGTAAAATTGCGCACATAGGTAACTTCATAGCCCAAGTGTAGGAGGTATCTGCACGAAATCATTTTAAACAATACATAGTTAACATTCAACAAAACCCTGCTACAGACAGTATGCAATGCTACATAATAAACCTGCTAGGTCATTATTTCAGTAAGCAATTCTTCATTTTATGAGGAATCAACCAAGTATGA
The nucleotide sequence above comes from Eucalyptus grandis isolate ANBG69807.140 chromosome 2, ASM1654582v1, whole genome shotgun sequence. Encoded proteins:
- the LOC104433268 gene encoding cysteine--tRNA ligase 2, cytoplasmic isoform X2 produces the protein MADKKELRVYNSMTQQKEAFRPAAEGKVGMYVCGVTAYDFSHLGHARAAVAFDVFYRYLLHLGYEVTYVRNFTDVDDKIIRRSNETGENPLDLSNRFCQEYLTDMADLQCLPPTHQPRVSDHMEQIKDMITQIINNDCAYVVDGDVFFAVDKISNYGCLSGQKLENHRAGERVAVDSRKRNPADFALWKAAKPGEPSWESPWGLGRPGWHIECSAMSAHYLSFKFDIHGGGIDLIFPHHENEIAQSCAACQESCVSYWMHNGHVTNNNEKMSKSLGNFFTIRQITERYYPLALRHFLISAHYRSPLNYSVLQLEGASEAVYYIYQTLQDCEDTLSSFREATPSEGTEPKGKTVRVLPDAEKCIKGLRKDFHDKMADDLNTSHVLTGAFQDALKFINNNTNTLKKQQKQRQLAIIQSLTEIEKEVKGVLEILGLLPPITYSEILEQLKGKALIRADLTEEQISRLIEERILARKEKDFAKSDRIRADLTVKGIALMDVGSETIWRPCVPVEQEEKLPS
- the LOC104433268 gene encoding cysteine--tRNA ligase 2, cytoplasmic isoform X1; translated protein: MADKKELRVYNSMTQQKEAFRPAAEGKVGMYVCGVTAYDFSHLGHARAAVAFDVFYRYLLHLGYEVTYVRNFTDVDDKIIRRSNETGENPLDLSNRFCQEYLTDMADLQCLPPTHQPRVSDHMEQIKDMITQIINNDCAYVVDGDVFFAVDKISNYGCLSGQKLENHRAGERVAVDSRKRNPADFALWKAAKPGEPSWESPWGLGRPGWHIECSAMSAHYLSFKFDIHGGGIDLIFPHHENEIAQSCAACQESCVSYWMHNGHVTNNNEKMSKSLGNFFTIRQITERYYPLALRHFLISAHYRSPLNYSVLQLEGASEAVYYIYQTLQDCEDTLSSFREATPSEGTEPKGKTVRVLPDAEKCIKGLRKDFHDKMADDLNTSHVLTGAFQDALKFINNNTNTLKKKQQKQRQLAIIQSLTEIEKEVKGVLEILGLLPPITYSEILEQLKGKALIRADLTEEQISRLIEERILARKEKDFAKSDRIRADLTVKGIALMDVGSETIWRPCVPVEQEEKLPS